From the Candidatus Peregrinibacteria bacterium genome, one window contains:
- the gap gene encoding type I glyceraldehyde-3-phosphate dehydrogenase, whose product MTKKIAINGFGRIGRIATRIIFEQNLPLEVVAINDLTDTATLAHLFAFDSTFRRFKGEVSSDESSITISGKKIAAFAEKDPSLLPWKDLGVDIVLECTGIFCKRAGMEKHLTAGAKQVILSAPAKDEIDGTFVVGVNDGDFDPAKHTLLSNASCTTNCLAPVAKVIDEEFGIIKGLMTTIHSFTGDQRLLDAPHRDLRRARTATASMVPTTTGAAKAVGLVLPNLKGKLNGFAVRVPTPDVSLVDLTVELSREVSKEDINSALKKASETSLKGILGYEERPLVSCDFIGENLSSVVDAKSTMTIGSMAKVVAWYDNEWGYSRRLCDLAVLVAEKS is encoded by the coding sequence ATGACAAAAAAAATTGCTATTAACGGCTTCGGTCGTATTGGTCGTATTGCAACGCGTATTATTTTTGAGCAGAATCTTCCGCTTGAAGTTGTTGCTATTAATGATCTCACTGATACTGCAACACTTGCGCATCTCTTTGCGTTCGATTCCACATTTCGGCGATTTAAAGGTGAAGTTTCTTCGGATGAAAGCAGTATTACTATTAGTGGTAAAAAAATTGCCGCCTTTGCCGAAAAAGATCCTTCACTCCTTCCTTGGAAAGATTTGGGAGTTGATATTGTTTTGGAATGTACTGGCATTTTTTGCAAACGCGCTGGAATGGAAAAACATCTTACCGCAGGAGCAAAACAAGTTATTCTCTCTGCTCCCGCAAAAGATGAAATTGATGGCACTTTTGTGGTTGGCGTAAATGATGGTGATTTTGATCCCGCAAAACACACTCTTCTCTCGAATGCGAGTTGTACCACAAATTGTCTTGCACCAGTAGCGAAGGTTATTGATGAGGAATTTGGTATTATCAAGGGGCTCATGACAACTATTCACTCTTTTACCGGAGATCAACGCTTGCTTGATGCACCACATAGGGATTTGCGACGTGCTCGCACGGCAACTGCTTCTATGGTTCCTACCACTACTGGAGCCGCAAAAGCAGTGGGGCTTGTCCTTCCCAATCTCAAAGGAAAACTCAATGGATTTGCGGTTCGTGTTCCTACGCCAGATGTTTCGCTCGTTGATCTTACTGTAGAGCTTTCGCGTGAAGTTTCGAAGGAAGACATTAACTCCGCACTAAAAAAAGCGTCCGAAACTTCTCTAAAAGGAATCTTAGGTTATGAAGAAAGACCGCTCGTTTCATGCGATTTTATCGGTGAAAACTTGAGTTCCGTTGTGGATGCCAAAAGCACCATGACTATTGGAAGTATGGCAAAAGTAGTGGCATGGTATGATAACGAATGGGGATACTCCCGCAGACTTTGCGATTTAGCAGTGCTCGTAGCGGAGAAGTCCTGA